The Sporosarcina sp. Te-1 DNA window GAACCAATAATGCTCTATCAGTACTATAAAAACTCTTGACCCCCTCAAATCCTGGATTTACCCCCAAAATCCCCTTGAAAACTTCGATTTGCCTCAAAACAGCCCCTGATAATTCGACCTTCATCCAAACCCTTCCAATTAGGCTGATAAGCTACTAAACTATAGAGGAAGGAGGTAAAGTAAATGATCTATAAAAAACGGAAAATACCAACTAGATTGCAAGCCCTTCTCGCACTCGATCGACGACTCCCCCTAAACCACCCGCTCAAACGGCAAATCGCCCAGCAAATATACGACCGGCAAGCAGGCTTCGCAGGAGAACTGGAATACGATAAATACTTAAAAGAGTTCAGGCCCTCGTATCCTCATGCCATTCTGCATGACGTTACCCTGCGCCAAGACGGTATTTACTTTCAAATAGATTCCGTTTTAATCACCCCTAATGAAGTCATCCTATCGGAAATCAAAAATATCGCAGGACGAGTCATTGTAAAACCCAACCCACTCCAATTCATTAAAGAATCTCCAACAGGTGAGAGAGCAGCCATGCGAAATCCCGTTACGGAACTAGAGCGGAAAACGCAATTGCTGACAAAATGGATGCGAGAGCGGCGGATTGACATGCCCATCCGTTGCCTGGTCGTCTTTGCTTACGAAAATGAATTAGTCATTGATGCGAAATCCCCCGTAGACATCTTATTTACGTACGACGTCCCGATCTACTTACGGCAGCTCGACGTTCAGCAACACATCTCCAGCCGTCAACTTCACACCATCGCCCGCGCAATGAAACAAAGCGATTGCTCATTTATCACTACACCACTAGCACAAACTTACAAGCTGGACCCGGCAGAAATAAAACCGGGAATCCAATGCCAGCATTGTGATCATACGGGCATGCGATGGAACAAAGGCACTTGGCATTGTCCAAAGTGTCAGCACCTTACTAGGGAGGGACATGTCGAAGCAATCACGGACTGGTTTCTACTAATGGATAACAAATTAACAAATCAGCAATTCTGCAACTTTATCGGTGCTCCTAACCGCCACATTGCAAGAAGATTGCTAATGAGCAGTGGACTTCAACTTGTAGGTATACGCAAATCCGCACACTATGTCAGAAAACAGGAACAAGAGGGGGAGGCAGGCGGCGTATAATCCGAACTCCTCATGACGCATTTCGCTCCTATGCCAGGAGCGTTTTTTTTATTTGTCAAAACCATTCAGCGCGCCGGTATGAGTCGTCATATTCGGATGCCGATCCGCGCATAAAACAATCCAATCCGCGCATAACCCCTTGGAATCGCGCATACCCGGCCAATTTCCGCGCATAAGCAACACACAAGTGCGCATATCTCCTCCTAAATCGCGCATAACCAGCTCCCACCCGCGCATAAGCTCCCATCCATCAAACTCCCCCAACAAAATCCCCCTCCCAAACGTTGCCGTATCCTGTATAATCAAACCCGTAGACCATAAATATCAACTAGAAACAGTCAACTTTACATTCGGCGCATATCCAATTCCGATAGAAAGGAGCACCAAACATGTCCCGCAAACAAACGGACAACACGCAAACAACCGACCCGCGCTTCAAGATTGCGCACCGCGAAGCGATCATCGGCCTCGCACTCGCCGTCTTCAATTTCGTCTGGTGGTTCGGCTTTGCCTACGGACTCGGCTCGCGCTCACCCGAGGACTACACCTACATCTGGGGCTTGCCGGACTGGTTCTTCTATAGTTGCGTGCTCGGCTTTATCATCATGTGCATTCTCGTCATCGTCATTACGAAATTTGTCCTGAAAGAAGTGCCGCTGGATGCGGAGCCAAGCCATATGGACCAACCGAAGGAGGGGCCGGAAAAACAATGAATATCGGAGTTATCATCCCGCTCGTCATCTTTTTAATCGGGATATTCGCAATCGGCTTTATCGCCTCCAAACAAATGAGCGGGGAAGGGGGCTTCCTGCAGCAATACTTCCTCGGCGGACGGGAACTCGGCGGTTTCGTTCTCGCCATGACGATGGTTGCCACGTACGGAAGCGCCTCCAGTTTCCTTGGGGGTCCCGGCACCGCGTACACGGTCGGCTTCGGATGGATCCTGCTCGCCATGACCCAAGTCGTCACCGGCTATTTCGTCTTGCTGATTTTAGGGAAAAAATTCGCCATCCTGGGCCGCAAGTATAACGCTGTCACCATGATCGACTTCCTGAAAGTGCGCTACAACAGCCCGCTCGTTGCGATCTTATCCGCTATCGCTATTATTGTCTTCTTATTTTCCGCGATGACCGCACAATGGGTGGGAGGAGGACGGCTGATCGAGTCGCTCACAGGGCTTCAATACACGACGGCGCTCTTCATTTTTGCGATATCCGTCCTCGTCTATGTGACGATCGGCGGCTTTCGTGCCGTCGCGCTCACCGATGCAGTCCAAGGCGCTGTCATGGTGATCGGCACACTGGTCTTGCTTATCGGTGTTATTATCGCGGGCGGCGGGGTCCCGGCAATCATGCAGGATTTAATCAATGAAAACCCACGGCTCGTCACGCCATATGGAGCGGATGGAACGCTAACCGCCGCCTACGTATCCTCGTTCTGGATCCTCGTCGGCGTTGGGGTTGTCGGGCTGCCGCAAATGGCGGTCCGCGCCATGAGTTATAAAAGCTCCCGCGCGATGCACCGGGCACTCGTTATCGGAACTATCGTCACCGGATTCATCATGCTCAACATGCACCTGATCGGCGTCTTCGCACGTCCCATCATGCCTGGCATTGACATCGGGGACAAGGTGATTCCGCTCGTCGCGCTCGAGGTACTCCCGCCATGGCTTGCCGGCGTTGTCCTCGCAGCCCCGATGGCAGCGATCATGTCCACTGTCGACTCGCTATTGCTGCTCGTCAGCTCGGCCATCGTCAAAGATGTTTATTTGAATTTCATCAAACCGGACGCGAGCGAAACAACCGTCAAACGGATGAGCTTCGGGGTTACCGGCATTCTGGGCATCATCGTCTTCCTGTTCGCCCTGCAGCCGCCTGACCTGCTCATCTTCCTGAATTTGTTCGCCTTCGGTGGACTCGAGGCCGCCTTCATCTGGCCCGTCGTCCTTGGACTGTATTGGAAATATGGCAATAAATACGGTGCGATTCTGAGCATGATTACCGGGATCGTCGCCTACATCGCCATTCATTTCTACAACACCGCGAACGGCAACCTGCTCGGCGTTCATACCGTCACGATTCCCGTTGTCCTGTCGTTCGTTGCCTATATTATCGGCTCCATCGCCATCGAGCGGAAGGCCTTCAGATATTAAATCGCAAATGGTGCCCGGACCATCAAAATTCGTGAAATAAGAAAAGGGGTTGTCCAATAAGTCCCTAAAATAAAAACTGGTGACGGAAAAAATCTTGCTTTCCGTCACCAGTTTTTATTATTTTGTCGTTAGGGAGTGAAAGCAGCTGGCGGATGCCGGCCAATCAGCAGGCGTGGGCCAATGCCACAATCCCGAACTCTGCATGCACCTTATCGAGGTCCCACAGTGAAAACCTGCGGAACGACCGATTGCCCTTAGTGTGCCCGAACATGCTTTCCACCTCGTTCTTCCGTCAAGTGTAGATGCCTGTTCACATTCAAGGGCCTCTTTTGCCGTCGCCTTCATCTCTTCAAATACCGTGTTTCACGGATAGCATCCGCCCGTAACGGAAATCCATTGGCCACCACCTGTTAATGTAAGACAAAAAAAGCTGAACCAGAAAGCCAATTTTCATCGACTATCTGGACAGCTCCTTTTTCTAGCCATTCCACAGATATGAAAGCAGTCTATCGCCGTCCATATCTTGGTTGTTTCAAATTCCACGCACACTCTATTATTTGTTGATTTTTACATAGCGACTATACACGTAAGCTTTCTTGCCTTTATATTCAATCTCGTACCAGCCTTTTTTAGTACCGAGAATCTTTACCTCGGTACCCGTTGAGACCGCCCCTACAATCTTGCCATGGTTTGACGCTTGGGCACGGACATACAGGCTGTGAGGTGCGACCACGCCAACCGTAGCTTTTGATTCCGCAGGTGCTCCGGGCTTCCCGGGTTTCTGCGTCGGCTTACCTGGCTTTGTCACAGGTTTTCCCGGTTTCGGTTCAGGTTTCCCTGGTTTTGTTTCCGGCTTGCCTGGTTTCTCGTTGCCCTTGCCATCCTCGACAGGTGATGAATCAGGCGTATTCAGCATTTCTGACAGCTTCACATAAAATTCCCCGGCTGTCTTCACGTTGGCAAATGGCTTATCATCCACACCGGCTTTCGCAGTGAACGCTTTGATTTCATCCGCCGTTAACGTTACATACGCATTGATGGACGCAACGTTCGTATATTTACCGTCTTCTGTTGCAGGAACTTTCAAAATCCCTCTGTTAACCAAATCGACAACGGCTTGATGGACAGGGGAGGAAGTATCCACACCGACGATCTTCCAGTTTTGTTGAGCGACAGGGGTATACTCGCCCTTCATTTCTTCCTTCAAATACCGGATGGCCAAGTTACGGATCGTGCCCCCCGTCTCGCCAAACGCACTTTCATCTTTAGAAGACCAAAGCATTTTGAACTTGCGGCCTTCGAGCGCCTGCCCTGGGGACACTAAAAAGTCCATGCGGTACGAATTCATGCCGAGCTTGAGCGTCTCGTCCATTTGGATAGGCGTTCCATCCAATTTGCGTAAATTCTTAATCCGGTTGCCGGGTTGCTCCGTCAAATCGATTTCGTATGTAACGTTGCCAAAGAAGTCATTCGTACTATACTTTGAAGAACGGCGTTTCAAATCAAAACTAATCGTCACATCGCCCGGCTTGGCGCTGTTGAAATAGCCAGCCGCCCATTCCATATAATCCTTCAAATCCTGACCCGTCACTTCATAAACGGAAACTTCTCCGCCCGCGTATTGATAATTATAGGCAATGTCTTTTTTCTTGATAGGGCCGATATCCAACTTCGCCTTATCGTTGTCGATCTGGTGTGCGACCACATCGGCATCACTATAATGAAGCATGACTTCATGGAAAAAGTCCGACAGCGGCGTTTCCTGAACTTGAACTGCTGGAATTCCCGTCATCTCATCCTTCGGCACCATGTTCATGCCTTTCAATTGTCCAACGACCAAGTTAGCATCCGCACGAGCGAATTCATGGAACTCATGCAATTTCTCTTCCAGTTCCTGGTCAGACGCTGTCACAGCACCATCCGCAGACTTGACAGGGATGGCTTTCGCGTCTTTCTCTGTCAATACGAATTTCCCATCGTTTTGCTGGAAAGTCAAATCGATTTGGGAAATGTGCGTCCCGTATTTATTCGGTTCCGTAATCAAAACACCATTGACTACCTCTTTTTCAATCAATACATGGTTATGACCACCGAAAATAGCCGCAAGCTCCGGCACCGCATTCGCAACATCACGGACGCCGGTACCCGGGATTCCGTTCTCATTTTCCATTCCCATATGCATGACCCCGACCATGACATCCACTTTACCTTCCAATTCTTTGACGACTTTTTTCGTTTCGTCGACCGGGTTCTTAACAACCAATCCATCCAAATGATCCGTACCTTTTTCGAACTCGACGATCAACGGCGTGACCATGCCGATAACAGCTATTTTAACGCCGTCTTTTTCAAAAATCGTATAAGCGGGAAGGAAACGTTCGCCGTTCTCCCGATAAATATTCCCAGCCAACTTCACACCTTGGAATTGACCGGATACTCGCTCAAGCGTTTCGACACCAAAATTGAACTCGTGATTCCCGAAAGACCACGCATCAAATTCCATTTCATTCAAAGCCTTTGTTAAAGGGGATTCTGGTTGGTCATTGAATAATTCGGCCGAATTATCTTGGATCAGGTCCCCATTATCCAACAGGATCGTATTTGGATTCTGCTCACGGACATCTTTAATGATAGTAAATAATTGCGTCAAACTTCCGCTCGGATTCGGCCCATCCACTGCATAATCCCATGGCATAAAACGACCATGAATATCTGAAGTAGAAAGAAGTGTAACTGTTACTTCCTTTTCTGCAGCTTGTACAGGAGTGCCGGCACTAAAAGCTGCCGTGCTTAATAATAGCGTCATCGACAAGGTGAGCATGAATAACTGTTTCATTATGTATTCTCCTTCTAGTAAGAATTTTAAATCTGCCCAATCATACCATAAGTCTTATTTCGAAAAAATAGAATTCACGACAACTATACACTTACAAAGTATATATTCCGAAGAGATCCAATATGGTTTGTACAAAAAAATCCGGATATAACAGCA harbors:
- a CDS encoding nuclease-related domain-containing protein — its product is MIYKKRKIPTRLQALLALDRRLPLNHPLKRQIAQQIYDRQAGFAGELEYDKYLKEFRPSYPHAILHDVTLRQDGIYFQIDSVLITPNEVILSEIKNIAGRVIVKPNPLQFIKESPTGERAAMRNPVTELERKTQLLTKWMRERRIDMPIRCLVVFAYENELVIDAKSPVDILFTYDVPIYLRQLDVQQHISSRQLHTIARAMKQSDCSFITTPLAQTYKLDPAEIKPGIQCQHCDHTGMRWNKGTWHCPKCQHLTREGHVEAITDWFLLMDNKLTNQQFCNFIGAPNRHIARRLLMSSGLQLVGIRKSAHYVRKQEQEGEAGGV
- a CDS encoding YhdT family protein encodes the protein MSRKQTDNTQTTDPRFKIAHREAIIGLALAVFNFVWWFGFAYGLGSRSPEDYTYIWGLPDWFFYSCVLGFIIMCILVIVITKFVLKEVPLDAEPSHMDQPKEGPEKQ
- the panF gene encoding sodium/pantothenate symporter, which produces MNIGVIIPLVIFLIGIFAIGFIASKQMSGEGGFLQQYFLGGRELGGFVLAMTMVATYGSASSFLGGPGTAYTVGFGWILLAMTQVVTGYFVLLILGKKFAILGRKYNAVTMIDFLKVRYNSPLVAILSAIAIIVFLFSAMTAQWVGGGRLIESLTGLQYTTALFIFAISVLVYVTIGGFRAVALTDAVQGAVMVIGTLVLLIGVIIAGGGVPAIMQDLINENPRLVTPYGADGTLTAAYVSSFWILVGVGVVGLPQMAVRAMSYKSSRAMHRALVIGTIVTGFIMLNMHLIGVFARPIMPGIDIGDKVIPLVALEVLPPWLAGVVLAAPMAAIMSTVDSLLLLVSSAIVKDVYLNFIKPDASETTVKRMSFGVTGILGIIVFLFALQPPDLLIFLNLFAFGGLEAAFIWPVVLGLYWKYGNKYGAILSMITGIVAYIAIHFYNTANGNLLGVHTVTIPVVLSFVAYIIGSIAIERKAFRY
- a CDS encoding 5'-nucleotidase C-terminal domain-containing protein, which gives rise to MKQLFMLTLSMTLLLSTAAFSAGTPVQAAEKEVTVTLLSTSDIHGRFMPWDYAVDGPNPSGSLTQLFTIIKDVREQNPNTILLDNGDLIQDNSAELFNDQPESPLTKALNEMEFDAWSFGNHEFNFGVETLERVSGQFQGVKLAGNIYRENGERFLPAYTIFEKDGVKIAVIGMVTPLIVEFEKGTDHLDGLVVKNPVDETKKVVKELEGKVDVMVGVMHMGMENENGIPGTGVRDVANAVPELAAIFGGHNHVLIEKEVVNGVLITEPNKYGTHISQIDLTFQQNDGKFVLTEKDAKAIPVKSADGAVTASDQELEEKLHEFHEFARADANLVVGQLKGMNMVPKDEMTGIPAVQVQETPLSDFFHEVMLHYSDADVVAHQIDNDKAKLDIGPIKKKDIAYNYQYAGGEVSVYEVTGQDLKDYMEWAAGYFNSAKPGDVTISFDLKRRSSKYSTNDFFGNVTYEIDLTEQPGNRIKNLRKLDGTPIQMDETLKLGMNSYRMDFLVSPGQALEGRKFKMLWSSKDESAFGETGGTIRNLAIRYLKEEMKGEYTPVAQQNWKIVGVDTSSPVHQAVVDLVNRGILKVPATEDGKYTNVASINAYVTLTADEIKAFTAKAGVDDKPFANVKTAGEFYVKLSEMLNTPDSSPVEDGKGNEKPGKPETKPGKPEPKPGKPVTKPGKPTQKPGKPGAPAESKATVGVVAPHSLYVRAQASNHGKIVGAVSTGTEVKILGTKKGWYEIEYKGKKAYVYSRYVKINK